In Propionispora hippei DSM 15287, the DNA window TGGTCAAGGATGTCAATATAGCGATCAAACGGTTAAGCATAGAATAAGACATTTGGTGGTGTTTATCCTGAGTAAAATATTGTGTGATGATCTGGTTTTATTTTCCGGTTATGCCAAATTGCCAATTGGCATAACCGCCAATGAGATATATAAGGTTGTGGGAATTGTCGTCCTGGTGAAGGTTGCGACAGGTGAAATTGTGGAGGCCGACTGTACATTGGCTACTAAACTGGCCAGAAGGCATATTGCGGACTCGTTGGTCGGCTACAGCCTGAAGGACGGAGTGGATGAACTGGTACATTTGATTGACCGGATTTATCAGGGCGGCGCTAAAAAGTCGTTAATTACGACGCTCCGGATTATTTTTGACAAATACCGCAGCTATACCGAAGAACACCATGTACAGCCTGCCGAATAAGCCCTAACTGTTTTATACGGCGATCTAGACCAAAGCACGGACATTGACAGGCGGGAAAGCTTGGATTATTATAATATATAATGCCGAATCCTTATAGGTACGGGGGGACCACTAGATATACAGGGGTGAATCCGGTTATCCGGAGGGGTTCTCTATTCCTTCTCTTTTACCCTAACCCGACAGCTAACCTCGGAGGCAGAAGCCGCAAGGGATATTGCCCTGGTATTTTTCATGGCAGTTAGCTTGGGGCGAGTAAAGAGAGGTGGTACGATTGAGGAGATTTTTCCTTACAGCAGTGTTCGTCTGTATACTGCTTGCCGTACATGCCGTTGTGTTTGCCGCGCCGGGAGACACGGCGCTCAAAGTGGGCATGCGCGGTGATGACGTACAGGTATTGCAGAAACTGTTGACTGATGCCGGGTTTTATCAGGGGCCTATTGACGGAGTGTTTGGCAACGGCACGCTCCGGGCGGTTACGGAGTTCCAGATCAGCAACGGCTTGGCTGTGGACGGAGTTGCCGGCAGCGAAACCTTTGCTTATCTGAATCGTGGCGGCACCGGTTCGGATACCAGCCGCTACAGCCGTTCAATCAGCATGCGGGCCTCCGGCTATAGTGCGTTTGATCCCGGTAATTCCAGTTATACAGCTCGTGGTACTCAATTGCGCAAGGGCCTAGTTGCAGTGGATCCCAATGTGATTCCCTTAGGAACCCGTTTATACATACCAGGATATGGATATGCTATCGCCGATGACACAGGTGGAGCAATTCGTGGTAACGTAATCGATTTAGCGTTTGACAGTCATGCCGATGCCCTGCGGTTTGGCAGGCAGCAGGTAACTGTATACATTATTGATTGACAGGCTGGTGCCTGTTTCTTTTTTTTATTAATTTTATTAAACAAGCCGGAAAGAAGGGGACATGTATGAAGTCCATTGCGCTTATTCAGGCCAATGCGCAATTACCTGTTGTAGTACACGAAGGTACTGCCGATCAGGTACTAATTATTTGTCATGGTTTCCTCGGTTCCAAAGAGGGCGGCGGCCGGGCGGTTGCCTTGGCGGAGGAAGTTGTGAAACTGGGTTTGTCGGTGGTACGTTTCGATTTTACTCCTCTTGGCCCATTGACGCAGCAAATTGATGAACTGGCGGCAGTGGCGGCGTTTGTTCGGCACGAGATCGGCAGCAGGCTGGTGCTCCTGGGACGCAGTATGGGCGGCAGTGCGGCGTTATCCTATGCCGCAACACAGCCGGAAGGAATCAGCGGGCTGTGCCTGTGGGCGACACCATCAAATCTGGAAGAAACTTTCCGGCTGGCTTTACAGGAGAACTACCAACGGCTTTTGGCGGGGAAGACGGTACAGGTTACCGATTCCTATGGCCGGAACTCACTGACGGCTGACTTTGTCCGGGATTTTGCCGGCTATGATTTGCTGCAGGCTGCCCGTTTGCTTAAAGACATTCCTGTTCTTGTTCTTCATGGGACGCAGGATGAGACAGTTCCTTTTGTTCAGGCGGAAACCTTATACCAACAGCTCGGCGGCAGAAAGGAGTTGATTGCCG includes these proteins:
- a CDS encoding DUF3870 domain-containing protein, translating into MFILSKILCDDLVLFSGYAKLPIGITANEIYKVVGIVVLVKVATGEIVEADCTLATKLARRHIADSLVGYSLKDGVDELVHLIDRIYQGGAKKSLITTLRIIFDKYRSYTEEHHVQPAE
- a CDS encoding 3D domain-containing protein encodes the protein MVRLRRFFLTAVFVCILLAVHAVVFAAPGDTALKVGMRGDDVQVLQKLLTDAGFYQGPIDGVFGNGTLRAVTEFQISNGLAVDGVAGSETFAYLNRGGTGSDTSRYSRSISMRASGYSAFDPGNSSYTARGTQLRKGLVAVDPNVIPLGTRLYIPGYGYAIADDTGGAIRGNVIDLAFDSHADALRFGRQQVTVYIID
- a CDS encoding alpha/beta hydrolase; protein product: MKSIALIQANAQLPVVVHEGTADQVLIICHGFLGSKEGGGRAVALAEEVVKLGLSVVRFDFTPLGPLTQQIDELAAVAAFVRHEIGSRLVLLGRSMGGSAALSYAATQPEGISGLCLWATPSNLEETFRLALQENYQRLLAGKTVQVTDSYGRNSLTADFVRDFAGYDLLQAARLLKDIPVLVLHGTQDETVPFVQAETLYQQLGGRKELIAVPGGDHQLHAFYRETTAAILKWIKSLQ